Proteins found in one Solitalea lacus genomic segment:
- a CDS encoding FeoA family protein, whose amino-acid sequence MKLSELMVGDSATILEFTDQEMSVKLMEMGCLPGELVKLEQVAPLGDPIAITVAGYKLSLRINEAATILLKK is encoded by the coding sequence ATGAAACTTTCGGAGTTAATGGTTGGTGATAGCGCTACCATTTTAGAGTTTACCGATCAGGAAATGTCGGTAAAGCTAATGGAGATGGGATGTTTGCCGGGTGAATTGGTGAAGTTGGAACAAGTCGCTCCTCTGGGCGATCCAATTGCTATAACCGTTGCGGGCTACAAATTGAGCCTGCGCATTAATGAAGCTGCAACCATTTTATTAAAAAAGTAA
- the ruvA gene encoding Holliday junction branch migration protein RuvA yields the protein MIAYIHGKVTFICPTYVLMETAGVGYQIHISLNTYSLIADSINNGNALLKLHTYLSIKEDAHTLYGFAEEGEKRLFVHLISVSGVGPNTARMMLSSITPVEIEQAIIKGDVPQIQRIKGIGPKSAQRLVLELQDKLKKEIGNSLIQIPQNNSIKDEALSALVMLGFVKSAAEKVIDNVLKKSTNGMTVEGLIKESLKNL from the coding sequence ATGATTGCATATATACACGGAAAAGTAACCTTCATCTGCCCAACATATGTACTTATGGAGACTGCAGGGGTTGGCTATCAGATTCATATATCATTAAATACCTATTCATTAATTGCTGATTCAATTAATAATGGCAATGCTCTTTTAAAGCTGCATACCTATCTAAGTATTAAGGAAGATGCCCATACTTTGTATGGTTTTGCAGAAGAGGGTGAGAAGAGGTTGTTTGTTCATTTGATTTCAGTTTCTGGAGTTGGGCCAAACACAGCTCGCATGATGCTTTCTTCTATTACACCTGTTGAAATTGAGCAGGCAATTATTAAAGGAGATGTTCCTCAAATTCAGCGTATAAAAGGAATTGGGCCTAAATCAGCGCAAAGGCTGGTTTTGGAACTTCAGGATAAGCTTAAAAAAGAAATAGGTAATTCACTTATTCAAATACCACAAAATAATAGTATCAAAGATGAAGCATTATCTGCTTTGGTAATGCTAGGGTTTGTAAAAAGTGCTGCAGAAAAAGTTATTGACAATGTTCTGAAAAAATCAACAAATGGTATGACTGTTGAAGGGTTGATTAAAGAGTCATTGAAAAATCTTTGA
- the gcvH gene encoding glycine cleavage system protein GcvH — protein sequence MNFPAELKYTKDHEWVKVDGGVAIVGITEFAQRELGDIVYVDINTVGQSVNEGEVFGTVEAVKTVSDLYMPVSGEVLEFNPKLDANPELVNSDPYGDGWMIRIKIADDAQLASLLSDADYKQQIGE from the coding sequence ATGAATTTTCCAGCAGAATTAAAGTATACGAAAGATCACGAATGGGTAAAAGTTGATGGTGGCGTAGCCATTGTTGGTATTACAGAATTTGCACAACGTGAGTTGGGTGATATTGTATACGTTGATATTAATACAGTAGGCCAATCAGTAAATGAAGGCGAAGTTTTCGGTACAGTTGAAGCGGTTAAAACTGTTTCTGACCTTTACATGCCTGTTAGTGGTGAGGTTTTAGAGTTCAATCCAAAATTGGACGCTAATCCTGAATTGGTAAACTCGGATCCATATGGTGATGGCTGGATGATTCGTATTAAAATTGCCGATGACGCTCAGTTAGCTTCATTATTATCTGATGCTGATTATAAACAACAAATAGGCGAATAA
- the sprA gene encoding cell surface protein SprA, whose translation MKPKFTIVFLAGLLFVFLCGCCSNAQGQAISSTTKADTNNLRYPFKERRDVLNRYNSIIGLKDPSNVSRRVEYDPKTNTYEIIETIGGRTYRSPQKLTFEEYKRYTLEEAKRSYWQQKTGQSNEIVQNRGLLPKLTFQSKTFNDLFGGSFIDIRPQGFAEVNLSTRFNKNENPLFNTRQRQQASLDFDERLQLNLTGQIGEKLKINTNFNTQAQFDFENQMKFEYTGKEDEIVRKVEVGNVSMPIAGTLINGSQSLFGIKTQMQFGRLGVTGLFSQQRSEMKEINITNGAQESEFMIQVDNYEANKHYFLATYFRDKYNEALSRPPIVNSGVVINKIEVWVTNRTNNNSDSRDILAFLDLGENKPYNSTLFLSGQALNPSGFNDGVTPQSNNLLTTIPSQLRFTNDNTVNAYFQGTGGSDNYAKLTYARKLNDREYKFDPVLGYISLNQPLNNDEVLAVAYRYTLNGVQYQVGEFSTDVPQDPSKPVVLYVKLLKNELLKTYLPTWDLMMKNIYSLNAYQVSQDGFRLNVIRLDEKSGVEQPVMPEGLNTKGKPYIQLANLDRINNQQNNEPDGVFDFINGVTIDPLNGRIVFPVVEPFGKDLASKFSPTEVDLIRKYVYQPLYDSTRFVAQQFPSLNRYYLKGIYKSSTSSEFNLNAINVPQGSVLLMAGPTQMVEGVDFTVDYNLGRVKILNEALLNSGMPIKIKLESTELFGIQSRTMMGARFDYNVNDKLNLGSTILSLSERPLTQKVNIGDESISNTIYGFDANFRSESKLLTRLVDKLPFISTKEPSSISFNGEFAQFMPGHARALNIAGDKGGVSYLDDFETTRSIIDLKNFNNWFISGTPQLFPEAQFSNDLSYGYNRSLLAFYTIDPIFYSIGNSTTPSNIKNNKEEQSNPYVREVTEQEVFPNKQAVTGTPLLLPTLDVAFYPKKRGPYNYTTTGVLPDGTLSNPQSRWGGMFRKLEQNDFQALNVEYIEFWVMDPFLGNPNSKGGDLYFNLGNISEDILKDGSKSVENALPAGGDPNLVTSTVWGNVGKNQPVTQAFDNDPSARQRQDVGLDGLSSEQESAFFQVYLNQLRSVLPAGSSALEQAEKDPSSDDFVYFRGPALDAQNALILQRYSRFNGTESNSKTSSQAQQIVGIENAASTPNPDGEDINRDNNMSASEEYFQYKVSIRQQDLVIGQNFLNDKVVTNVKLQNGKVQPTTWYQFRIPITAFQSRVGNIQDFRSIRFIRMFMTGFTDSVIMRFAKLQLVRGEWKEFNPDNNPLMVLREQGLPASTTDNSNLNLAAINLEENGNREPIPYVIPPGIEQQQVQGVYRENVRLNEQSLLLRVDNLSDGFSRASYKTINFDFRSYKRLKMFVHAEGGLSSGDVRAIVRLGTDYDQNYYEYEVPLTVTPPGSKNPDVIWPSDNNLDIAFETLQKLKRDRNALNLPINELYTIVEGRYRISIKGQPDLSKTRVLMLGVRNPYQGNNSGFDDGLPKSAELWFDELRIAEFKEEGGMAMTGLMNAKLADFATVSLAGSMSTFGFGSLDRKVSQINRSQNATYDVSSNIELGKFFPKKVNFSIPMYISYARDTKKPEYSPISPDLLLNDVLNSYRGDNRERRDSLASVVNDVTTRRSINFTNVRKNRNPGDKVNFYDFENFNFTFAHTEFRNRSYTVQNNEVRTYKAIIAYNFQKESKNFKPFGKVFKKGWSLIRDLNMNLAPQVIDVQFMLDRYYSENTLRATEESSYFIAPSTYNKSYYLTGIYNVGWDMSSALRFDYSARSLSSVDEPSGAITPQVKDSIQSNLFKFGRPVEFSQRLGLTYNVPLNRIKPLSWTSFNVRYAVDYNWRSEPLSTMKVESERFGNTIQNARTVGFTGQLNFAQLFGKIRFLRDPDPKDFEAGDIYRGFLTMLKNANGTYTLSDGTFLPGYLPQTSVFGSNPGLGFMMGSQKDIRYEVASKGQLTTYASMNSLYMQNRKEDLSYRVIVEPIKDFRIELSGTWGKQMNDQSNFRYDDLTGTFQEFSPVRTGMFTISTIALNTAFETENNIDHISSTFTQFDQSRKVISERLGSANVDNSIGKDAQGYADGYGRTQQDVVVNAFLSAYLRKDANSMSLNAFPSIPLPNWRVTYNGLTKIPFVSELFSSININHSYKSVYTITSFTTLINYAVDANGNVTSRSALSDDNGNFNFLPEYQMGFVTLSEDFLPLLGMDMKFKNNMTANFEFRKSRLLSFSLANTQMSQMKDNQVTFGLGYRTQKFKLPFRVGNLHTTNNDLNFRMDFSLRGNRTIIYQLDNTVAQVAGGTTTLSVRPSVDYVINQRFNFRLYVDRNVTKPETSNTYKTSYTNVGVGLRLTL comes from the coding sequence TTGAAACCAAAATTTACTATTGTCTTTTTAGCGGGGTTGTTGTTTGTTTTTCTTTGTGGGTGTTGTAGCAATGCTCAAGGGCAAGCTATTTCATCAACTACTAAAGCTGACACGAACAATTTGCGATACCCTTTTAAGGAAAGAAGAGACGTTTTAAATCGTTATAATTCTATTATTGGTTTAAAAGATCCTTCAAATGTTTCCCGACGTGTTGAATATGATCCTAAAACCAATACTTATGAGATCATAGAAACAATTGGCGGAAGGACGTATCGTTCTCCTCAAAAATTAACATTTGAGGAATATAAAAGATATACGTTAGAAGAAGCAAAGCGAAGTTACTGGCAGCAAAAAACGGGGCAAAGTAATGAAATTGTGCAGAACAGAGGCTTGCTCCCTAAGCTAACTTTTCAAAGCAAAACGTTTAACGATTTATTCGGTGGAAGTTTTATTGATATTCGTCCACAGGGTTTTGCTGAAGTTAATCTTTCTACCCGATTCAATAAAAATGAAAATCCTTTATTCAATACCCGTCAGCGCCAGCAAGCCAGTTTGGATTTTGATGAGCGGCTTCAATTAAACTTAACCGGACAGATCGGTGAAAAGTTGAAGATAAATACCAATTTTAATACGCAAGCTCAGTTTGATTTTGAGAATCAGATGAAGTTTGAGTATACCGGTAAAGAAGATGAGATTGTACGGAAGGTTGAAGTAGGTAATGTGAGCATGCCCATTGCCGGAACATTGATCAACGGAAGCCAAAGCCTTTTTGGTATTAAAACTCAAATGCAGTTTGGTCGTCTTGGAGTAACCGGACTATTCTCGCAACAGCGAAGCGAGATGAAGGAGATCAATATTACCAATGGTGCGCAAGAGAGTGAGTTCATGATTCAGGTGGATAACTACGAAGCCAACAAACATTATTTCTTAGCCACCTATTTTCGTGATAAGTACAATGAAGCATTATCACGTCCTCCTATCGTCAATTCAGGGGTGGTAATTAATAAAATTGAAGTTTGGGTAACCAATCGAACAAACAATAATAGCGACTCAAGGGATATACTTGCGTTTTTGGATTTGGGTGAGAATAAACCTTATAATTCAACTTTGTTCCTAAGTGGGCAGGCGTTAAATCCATCAGGTTTTAATGACGGAGTAACACCTCAGTCTAATAATTTATTAACTACGATTCCTTCGCAGTTAAGGTTTACTAATGACAACACCGTAAATGCATACTTTCAAGGTACAGGAGGTAGCGACAATTATGCAAAACTTACCTATGCTCGTAAACTTAACGACAGAGAGTATAAGTTTGATCCTGTGCTAGGTTATATTTCCCTAAACCAGCCTTTAAATAACGACGAAGTATTGGCGGTTGCTTACCGTTACACATTAAATGGTGTTCAGTACCAAGTGGGTGAATTTTCAACGGATGTTCCGCAAGACCCTTCAAAACCAGTTGTGCTTTATGTAAAACTGCTGAAGAATGAATTGCTGAAAACGTATTTGCCAACCTGGGATCTGATGATGAAAAACATTTACAGCTTAAATGCTTATCAGGTTAGTCAGGATGGCTTTAGATTAAATGTAATTCGACTGGATGAAAAATCAGGTGTAGAACAACCTGTAATGCCTGAAGGATTAAATACCAAGGGCAAGCCATACATTCAGTTAGCCAATCTGGACCGGATAAATAATCAACAAAATAATGAACCAGATGGAGTTTTTGACTTTATAAACGGTGTTACCATTGATCCTTTGAACGGTCGGATTGTATTTCCGGTAGTAGAGCCTTTTGGTAAAGATTTGGCTTCCAAGTTTTCTCCAACAGAAGTTGACCTAATAAGAAAGTATGTTTATCAACCTTTATATGATTCAACCCGATTTGTTGCTCAGCAGTTTCCATCGTTAAACAGATATTATTTAAAGGGTATTTACAAATCAAGCACCAGCTCTGAGTTTAACCTTAATGCCATTAATGTGCCACAGGGTTCGGTACTATTAATGGCTGGTCCAACCCAAATGGTGGAAGGAGTGGATTTTACGGTTGATTATAATTTAGGTAGAGTGAAGATTTTAAATGAAGCATTGTTGAATTCCGGTATGCCAATTAAGATCAAGCTTGAAAGTACGGAGTTGTTTGGTATTCAATCGCGGACAATGATGGGGGCAAGATTCGATTATAATGTAAACGATAAGCTGAATCTTGGGAGTACAATCCTAAGCCTAAGTGAACGACCATTAACACAAAAAGTAAATATTGGCGACGAGTCAATTTCTAATACCATTTATGGTTTTGATGCCAACTTTAGGTCTGAATCAAAGCTCTTAACCAGGCTGGTCGATAAGTTGCCATTCATTTCAACTAAAGAGCCATCATCAATTAGTTTTAACGGAGAGTTTGCTCAGTTTATGCCGGGTCATGCCAGGGCCTTGAATATTGCCGGCGACAAAGGTGGGGTGTCTTATCTGGATGATTTTGAAACCACCCGTTCAATAATTGATCTTAAGAATTTTAATAACTGGTTTATCTCGGGTACACCACAGTTGTTTCCTGAAGCTCAGTTTAGCAACGATTTAAGCTATGGTTATAATCGTTCGTTATTAGCTTTTTATACTATTGACCCAATCTTTTATTCTATCGGAAACAGCACTACACCTTCAAATATTAAAAATAACAAAGAAGAGCAGTCCAACCCTTACGTGCGTGAAGTAACCGAACAAGAGGTGTTCCCTAATAAACAAGCAGTAACTGGAACACCTTTGCTTTTACCAACTCTCGACGTTGCTTTCTACCCTAAAAAACGTGGTCCGTATAACTATACAACAACAGGAGTTTTGCCTGATGGAACATTAAGTAACCCGCAAAGTCGTTGGGGGGGGATGTTTAGAAAGTTGGAGCAGAATGATTTTCAGGCGCTAAATGTTGAATACATTGAGTTTTGGGTGATGGACCCCTTCTTGGGGAATCCTAACTCTAAAGGAGGTGATCTCTATTTTAACTTAGGGAACATTTCAGAAGATATTTTAAAGGATGGTTCTAAAAGTGTTGAAAATGCCTTGCCTGCTGGTGGCGACCCTAATTTGGTAACTTCTACCGTCTGGGGTAATGTGGGTAAAAATCAGCCTGTTACTCAGGCTTTTGATAATGACCCATCAGCTCGTCAACGTCAGGATGTGGGATTGGATGGTTTAAGTTCAGAACAAGAAAGTGCTTTCTTTCAAGTTTATTTAAATCAGTTGCGTAGTGTACTTCCTGCAGGTTCTTCTGCATTAGAACAGGCTGAAAAAGACCCTTCCTCTGATGATTTTGTGTATTTCCGTGGACCGGCACTTGATGCTCAGAATGCATTGATTCTTCAGCGCTACAGCCGTTTTAACGGTACCGAAAGTAACTCAAAAACCAGTTCGCAGGCACAGCAGATTGTTGGAATTGAAAATGCGGCATCAACTCCTAACCCAGATGGAGAAGATATTAACCGCGACAACAACATGAGTGCTTCTGAAGAATATTTTCAGTATAAAGTTTCCATTCGTCAACAGGATTTGGTTATTGGCCAAAACTTCCTGAATGATAAAGTGGTAACTAACGTGAAATTGCAAAATGGAAAAGTGCAACCTACAACATGGTATCAATTCCGAATTCCTATCACTGCGTTTCAATCACGGGTAGGTAATATCCAGGACTTCAGGTCTATTCGTTTCATTCGTATGTTCATGACAGGTTTCACTGATTCGGTGATTATGCGTTTTGCCAAACTGCAATTGGTAAGAGGCGAATGGAAGGAGTTTAATCCTGACAATAACCCTTTGATGGTTTTGCGTGAACAAGGACTGCCTGCTTCAACTACAGATAATTCCAACCTTAATTTAGCTGCAATCAATCTTGAAGAAAATGGTAATCGTGAACCCATTCCATATGTGATTCCTCCAGGTATTGAGCAACAACAAGTTCAAGGTGTTTATCGTGAAAATGTGCGCCTGAATGAGCAATCATTATTGTTAAGGGTTGATAATCTGAGTGATGGATTTTCCCGTGCTTCTTATAAAACAATCAATTTTGACTTTAGATCCTATAAGCGTCTTAAAATGTTTGTCCATGCTGAAGGAGGGCTTTCTTCTGGAGACGTTAGGGCTATTGTTCGTTTGGGAACTGATTATGACCAAAATTATTACGAGTACGAAGTTCCATTAACAGTAACACCTCCAGGTTCTAAAAATCCGGATGTGATTTGGCCTTCTGATAATAACCTTGACATTGCCTTTGAAACGTTACAGAAGCTTAAGCGTGACAGGAATGCCTTGAACTTACCGATTAATGAATTATATACCATTGTAGAGGGACGTTATCGAATTTCAATAAAGGGACAGCCTGATTTGAGTAAAACAAGAGTGCTGATGCTGGGTGTAAGAAATCCATACCAGGGGAATAATTCGGGCTTTGATGATGGTTTACCTAAGTCTGCTGAACTTTGGTTCGACGAATTGCGCATAGCCGAGTTTAAGGAAGAAGGTGGTATGGCCATGACTGGTTTAATGAATGCTAAGTTGGCTGATTTTGCCACCGTGAGCTTGGCTGGAAGCATGAGCACCTTTGGATTCGGTTCGTTGGATAGAAAAGTAAGCCAGATAAACAGAAGTCAGAATGCTACTTACGATGTTTCATCGAACATAGAGTTAGGGAAGTTCTTTCCAAAGAAAGTTAATTTCTCAATTCCAATGTATATCTCCTATGCTCGTGATACCAAAAAGCCTGAGTACAGTCCAATTTCTCCAGATCTTTTGCTAAATGATGTATTAAATTCATATAGAGGAGATAATAGAGAAAGAAGGGATTCGCTAGCAAGTGTAGTGAATGATGTTACTACGCGTAGAAGTATCAACTTTACCAATGTGCGAAAAAATAGAAACCCCGGAGATAAGGTTAATTTCTATGATTTTGAAAACTTCAACTTTACCTTTGCCCATACTGAATTCAGAAATCGTTCTTATACAGTTCAAAATAACGAGGTACGGACTTATAAGGCGATAATTGCATATAACTTCCAAAAGGAATCGAAAAACTTTAAACCTTTCGGGAAAGTATTTAAGAAAGGCTGGAGCTTAATTAGAGATCTCAATATGAACCTGGCGCCTCAGGTTATTGACGTGCAGTTTATGTTGGATCGTTATTACAGCGAGAATACGTTGAGGGCCACTGAAGAATCATCATATTTTATTGCGCCTAGTACGTATAACAAATCCTATTACCTTACAGGAATTTATAATGTTGGATGGGACATGAGTTCGGCCTTAAGGTTCGATTACAGTGCTCGAAGTTTGTCATCAGTTGATGAGCCTTCGGGTGCTATTACTCCTCAGGTCAAAGATTCTATTCAAAGTAACCTGTTTAAATTTGGTCGCCCGGTAGAGTTTAGTCAAAGGCTTGGTTTAACCTATAACGTCCCGCTTAATCGCATTAAACCCCTTTCTTGGACCTCGTTTAATGTTCGTTATGCAGTTGACTATAACTGGCGGTCAGAACCCCTGTCGACCATGAAGGTTGAAAGTGAACGATTTGGTAATACCATTCAAAATGCACGAACAGTTGGGTTTACAGGTCAGTTAAATTTTGCACAGCTATTTGGTAAAATCAGATTCTTAAGAGATCCGGATCCCAAAGACTTTGAAGCCGGCGACATTTACCGAGGTTTTTTAACCATGTTAAAAAATGCTAATGGTACCTATACTTTGAGTGATGGGACATTTTTGCCAGGATATTTACCGCAAACTAGTGTTTTCGGTTCTAATCCGGGTCTAGGATTTATGATGGGAAGCCAGAAGGATATCCGTTACGAGGTGGCTAGTAAGGGACAACTTACTACTTACGCTAGCATGAACAGCTTATACATGCAAAATCGTAAAGAAGATTTAAGTTACAGAGTAATTGTTGAGCCGATTAAGGATTTTAGGATTGAGCTTTCGGGTACCTGGGGTAAACAAATGAATGATCAGTCGAATTTTAGGTATGATGATTTAACAGGTACCTTCCAGGAGTTTAGTCCTGTAAGAACAGGAATGTTCACTATTAGTACCATTGCATTAAATACTGCATTCGAAACAGAGAATAATATTGATCACATTTCTTCAACCTTTACACAATTTGATCAAAGCCGTAAGGTGATTTCGGAACGTCTGGGCAGCGCTAATGTAGATAATTCCATTGGAAAGGATGCTCAAGGATATGCTGACGGGTATGGTCGTACGCAACAAGATGTGGTGGTAAATGCGTTTTTATCGGCCTATTTACGCAAGGATGCTAATTCGATGTCGCTTAACGCATTTCCTAGTATTCCTTTGCCTAACTGGCGTGTAACATATAACGGATTGACAAAGATTCCTTTTGTTTCAGAACTGTTCTCGTCAATCAATATTAATCATTCGTATAAATCGGTTTACACAATCACCAGTTTTACAACCTTGATTAATTATGCGGTGGATGCAAACGGTAACGTAACCAGTAGAAGTGCCCTTTCCGATGACAATGGCAATTTCAATTTCTTGCCTGAATACCAAATGGGTTTTGTAACCTTGTCAGAAGATTTTTTGCCATTATTGGGTATGGACATGAAGTTTAAAAACAACATGACTGCCAATTTTGAGTTTAGAAAAAGTCGTTTGTTGAGCTTTAGTTTGGCCAATACTCAAATGTCGCAGATGAAAGATAATCAGGTTACGTTTGGGTTGGGTTATCGCACGCAGAAATTTAAACTGCCATTCAGAGTGGGTAATTTGCATACAACTAATAATGATTTGAACTTTAGGATGGATTTTAGTTTACGTGGAAATAGAACTATTATTTATCAGTTGGATAACACCGTCGCACAAGTTGCAGGAGGAACCACCACCCTTTCAGTACGCCCTTCTGTCGACTATGTAATTAACCAACGATTCAATTTTAGATTATACGTTGATAGAAACGTGACTAAGCCCGAAACTTCGAATACCTATAAAACTTCTTATACCAATGTTGGAGTTGGGTTAAGACTTACATTATAG
- a CDS encoding VanZ family protein codes for MRPSELPKASLFFPGFDKFVHAVFYFVLTFLLSRGFYLQTRFKLLKLLPVTFATFICLFYGGLIELIQLKVFTYRSGEWDDFIADAVGTFLGIIPFYVYKKIISRPHEQIA; via the coding sequence ATGAGGCCCTCGGAATTACCGAAGGCCTCATTGTTCTTTCCAGGGTTTGACAAATTCGTACATGCTGTATTTTATTTTGTCTTGACCTTTCTGTTAAGCCGGGGATTTTATCTGCAAACCCGCTTTAAGCTATTAAAGCTTTTACCTGTAACTTTTGCAACATTTATTTGTTTATTTTACGGAGGTTTAATAGAATTGATTCAGCTAAAAGTGTTCACCTATCGCTCTGGAGAATGGGATGACTTCATAGCCGATGCCGTTGGAACATTTTTAGGAATCATTCCATTTTATGTTTATAAAAAAATTATATCCAGACCCCATGAACAAATTGCTTAA
- a CDS encoding NADP-dependent malic enzyme, whose translation MSKTTRKQDALDYHALGRPGKVEVVPTKATNSQRDLSLAYSPGVAEPCLRIAENKDDVYKYTAKGNLVAVISNGTAVLGLGNIGPEAGKPVMEGKGVLFKIFADIDVFDIELNVTDVDEFVRTVKALEPTFGGVNLEDIKAPECFEIERRLKEEMNIPVMHDDQHGTAIISAAALLNALELQNKKIENVKIVVGGAGAAAMSCTRLYVSLGARKENIVMLDSKGVIRSDRDGLDASKKEFATERRDVKDLAEAMVNADVFIGLSAADTVSADMLKTMAANAIVFAMANPDPEIGYELATATRNDIIMATGRSDYPNQVNNVLGFPYIFRGALDVQSTQINEEMKLAAVKAIAELAKKPVPEAVNLAYNQSNIVFGKDYIIPKPLDMRLITHVAPAVAKAAMESGVARKPITDWDAYIEGLKKRLGLDDKLMRSISQRAKTTPKRVVFAEADNYKMLKAAQIVKDDNIAIPILLGDIEKINALIEQHNLDLAGTTIIDPFKEPKTLQKYAAILYKKRQRRGVSMSDALKLVRDRNYFGSIMVELGEADAMISGLTKSYKNVVKPALEVIGTRPGVKKVAGMYMMLSKRGPIFFADTTVNLDPTPSEIVDITLLVSEAVETFNIKPRVALLSYSNFGSSAGASAVKMREAVSILHKEHPSVLVDGEVQANFAINTEMMQANYPFSCLADGPANTLIFPNLESGNIAYKLLQEVGGAEAVGPILLGLNKPVHVLQMDSSVREIVNMVTVAVVDAQQREKLAQ comes from the coding sequence ATGAGTAAGACCACTCGTAAACAGGATGCACTTGATTATCACGCATTAGGACGCCCTGGAAAAGTAGAAGTTGTTCCTACCAAAGCAACAAATTCTCAACGCGACTTATCATTAGCGTACTCTCCCGGAGTTGCCGAACCATGCCTTAGAATTGCCGAAAATAAAGACGACGTTTATAAATATACTGCAAAAGGAAACTTAGTTGCCGTAATCAGCAACGGTACGGCCGTGCTTGGTTTAGGTAATATTGGGCCTGAAGCCGGAAAGCCAGTAATGGAAGGTAAAGGGGTTTTGTTTAAGATTTTTGCTGATATTGATGTCTTTGATATAGAGCTGAATGTTACCGATGTGGATGAGTTTGTCCGCACTGTAAAGGCGCTTGAACCAACATTCGGTGGGGTTAACCTTGAGGATATTAAAGCTCCAGAGTGCTTTGAAATTGAGCGTCGCTTAAAGGAAGAAATGAATATTCCTGTAATGCATGACGATCAGCACGGTACTGCTATTATTTCTGCTGCTGCATTATTAAATGCACTAGAGTTGCAAAATAAGAAGATTGAGAATGTTAAGATTGTGGTTGGTGGTGCAGGCGCTGCTGCAATGTCATGTACTCGTTTATATGTATCATTAGGTGCACGTAAAGAGAACATTGTAATGCTCGATAGTAAAGGGGTTATTCGTTCTGACCGTGATGGGTTGGATGCTTCTAAGAAAGAATTTGCTACTGAACGCCGTGATGTTAAAGATTTAGCTGAAGCCATGGTGAACGCCGATGTGTTCATTGGTTTATCTGCTGCAGATACTGTATCTGCTGATATGTTAAAGACGATGGCTGCTAATGCCATTGTATTTGCGATGGCTAACCCTGATCCTGAAATTGGTTATGAACTTGCAACTGCAACCCGTAACGATATTATCATGGCTACTGGTCGTTCTGATTATCCTAACCAGGTAAACAATGTATTGGGCTTCCCTTACATTTTCCGTGGAGCGTTGGACGTTCAGTCGACTCAAATTAATGAGGAAATGAAGCTTGCTGCAGTAAAAGCCATTGCAGAGCTTGCAAAGAAACCTGTTCCTGAAGCAGTAAATCTTGCGTATAATCAAAGTAATATTGTTTTTGGTAAAGACTATATCATTCCTAAACCTTTGGATATGCGTTTGATTACGCATGTGGCTCCTGCAGTAGCTAAAGCCGCAATGGAATCGGGTGTAGCTCGTAAGCCAATTACTGATTGGGATGCTTATATTGAAGGTCTGAAAAAACGTCTTGGCTTAGACGATAAACTGATGCGCAGCATTTCGCAGCGAGCTAAAACAACTCCGAAAAGAGTTGTATTTGCCGAGGCCGATAACTATAAAATGTTGAAGGCTGCACAAATTGTAAAGGATGATAACATTGCAATTCCTATTCTATTAGGCGATATAGAAAAAATCAACGCGCTTATTGAACAGCATAATCTTGATTTAGCAGGTACTACTATTATCGATCCTTTTAAAGAGCCGAAAACTTTACAGAAATACGCTGCGATTCTTTACAAGAAACGTCAGCGTAGAGGAGTGAGCATGAGCGATGCTCTTAAGCTGGTTCGCGACCGTAACTATTTTGGTTCAATTATGGTTGAGTTAGGCGAAGCTGATGCAATGATTTCCGGTTTGACTAAAAGCTATAAAAATGTGGTGAAACCTGCATTGGAAGTTATTGGTACTCGTCCTGGTGTGAAAAAAGTTGCCGGTATGTACATGATGCTTTCAAAAAGAGGACCTATCTTCTTTGCTGATACTACTGTGAACTTAGATCCAACACCGTCAGAGATTGTAGATATCACTTTGTTAGTTAGCGAGGCAGTAGAAACCTTTAATATTAAGCCTCGAGTGGCATTGTTGTCTTACTCAAACTTTGGATCTAGTGCTGGTGCCTCTGCTGTGAAAATGAGGGAGGCTGTTTCGATTTTACACAAAGAACATCCTAGTGTATTAGTTGACGGTGAAGTGCAGGCCAATTTTGCGATTAACACTGAAATGATGCAGGCTAATTATCCATTCTCATGTTTGGCTGATGGTCCTGCTAATACGTTAATTTTTCCTAACCTTGAGTCGGGTAATATTGCATACAAGTTATTGCAGGAAGTTGGTGGAGCAGAGGCTGTGGGGCCTATTCTACTTGGTTTGAACAAACCGGTGCATGTTTTGCAGATGGATAGTTCTGTTCGTGAAATTGTAAACATGGTTACAGTAGCAGTTGTTGATGCTCAGCAACGCGAAAAACTTGCCCAATAG